One region of Gigantopelta aegis isolate Gae_Host chromosome 7, Gae_host_genome, whole genome shotgun sequence genomic DNA includes:
- the LOC121377279 gene encoding uncharacterized protein LOC121377279 isoform X2 codes for MKRKCIYVTAMVCTILGIVKCQVDDSVYVVDVNEKDVIAKAREIACKKNDCEQIHCPSKRGWNLLGSDLGCCSHYQGCCEFASLFCWVHDVMCRCCDYGFLICGPYCKEDTDCVDRMMGDGSGEPIT; via the exons ATGAAACGGAAGTGCATCTACGTCACGGCGATGGTGTGCACAATACTGGGGATCGTCAAGTGTCAAGTGGATGATTCTGTCTATG TTGTAGATGTAAATGAAAAAGACGTCATTGCGAAAGCCCGAGAGATTGCCTGCAAGAAAAACGATTGCGA GCAAATTCACTGTCCATCGAAGCGTGGTTGGAATCTACTTGGTTCTGATCTTGGATGCTGTAGTCACTATCAAGGCTGTTGCGAATTTGCGTCATTGTTCTGTTGGGTGCATGACGTCATGTGTCGTTGCTGTGACTACGGTTTTCTCATATGTGGCCCGTACTGCAAGGAAGACACGGATTGTGTTGACCGCATGATGGGAGACGGAAGCGGCGAGCCCATAACATAG
- the LOC121377279 gene encoding uncharacterized protein LOC121377279 isoform X1, with amino-acid sequence MSRMKRKCIYVTAMVCTILGIVKCQVDDSVYVVDVNEKDVIAKAREIACKKNDCEQIHCPSKRGWNLLGSDLGCCSHYQGCCEFASLFCWVHDVMCRCCDYGFLICGPYCKEDTDCVDRMMGDGSGEPIT; translated from the exons ATG TCAAGAATGAAACGGAAGTGCATCTACGTCACGGCGATGGTGTGCACAATACTGGGGATCGTCAAGTGTCAAGTGGATGATTCTGTCTATG TTGTAGATGTAAATGAAAAAGACGTCATTGCGAAAGCCCGAGAGATTGCCTGCAAGAAAAACGATTGCGA GCAAATTCACTGTCCATCGAAGCGTGGTTGGAATCTACTTGGTTCTGATCTTGGATGCTGTAGTCACTATCAAGGCTGTTGCGAATTTGCGTCATTGTTCTGTTGGGTGCATGACGTCATGTGTCGTTGCTGTGACTACGGTTTTCTCATATGTGGCCCGTACTGCAAGGAAGACACGGATTGTGTTGACCGCATGATGGGAGACGGAAGCGGCGAGCCCATAACATAG